In the genome of Hydractinia symbiolongicarpus strain clone_291-10 chromosome 5, HSymV2.1, whole genome shotgun sequence, one region contains:
- the LOC130646313 gene encoding myb-like protein I, which produces MAATDVKTDEENIFNKMLEDINEEMNIEHNNVTVKKGVYKELNTTLNAEDFIDKHYEKTRYSALRDSILEDVKGEINTLISNQISKLVNNCSVAHKDDRTDKLESNLLEEIQFLRQEIQKKNKNRSTIISNQSHNNQSFVHRYRFEHLYNENNDHSEITESFRGDTYNNNNFIHNNEELIVHNNEDIIVHNNEDIIVHNNKENIPTKRQSLNNANNIINTKKITCILGDSIIKGINGYKMTKSPDYNQNKRVILKSFPGATTEDMYEYVKPTMKKKPDNIILHVGTNDLSRNVAPEVIANDIINLATSLINSNMNVSVSGLTPRNDDQGIRCDELNDHLYKGCAERNIAFINHYQQMDRNRHLNRSKLHLNQYGSVTLANSFLNFISKD; this is translated from the exons ATGGCGGCGACGGACGTAAAAACTGacgaggaaaatatttttaacaaaatgctTGAGGATATTAATGAAGAGATGAATATTGAACATAATAATGTAACTGTTAAAAAAGGTGTATATAAAGAGCTCAATACAACTTTGAATGCAGAAGATTTTATCGATAAGCACTATGAAAAAACTAGATATAGCGCACTGAGAGATTCTATCCTTGAAGACGTAAAAGGTGAGATAAACACTCTTATctcaaatcaaatttcaaaacttgTCAATAATTGTTCAGTTGCTCATAAGGATGACCGAACGGATAAACTGGAATCAAATTTATTGGAAGAAATTCAGTTTTTGCGACAAGAAATACAaa aaaaaaataaaaatagaagcaCAATCATTAGCAACCAAAGCCATAACAACCAAAGCTTTGTTCATCGATATCGATTTGAACATCTGTATAATGAGAATAATGATCACTCTGAAATAACAGAAAGTTTTAGAGGTGatacttataataataataactttatACATAATAATGAGGAACTAATTGTACATAATAATGAAGACATAATTGTACATAATAATGAAGACATAATTGTacataataataaagaaaacattCCAACAAAAAGGCAATCACTTAATAACGCTAATAACATTATTAacactaaaaaaattacatgtatACTAGGAGACAGTATAATAAAAGGCATCAACGGTTACAAGATGACCAAATCCCCTGACTACAACCAAAACAAGAGAGTTATACTAAAATCCTTTCCTGGAGCTACGACAGAAGACATGTATGAATACGTCAAACCAACCATGAAGAAAAAGCCAGATAACATCATCCTTCATGTTGGCACAAATGATCTTTCTAGAAACGTAGCACCAGAGGTTATAGCTAACGATATAATTAATTTAGCAACATCATTGATTAACTCGAATATGAACGTATCCGTATCTGGtctgactccaagaaatgacgatCAAGGTATTAGATGTGACGAACTCAATGACCACCTATATAAAGGATGTGCTGAACGAAATATCGCATTCATAAATCACTATCAGCAGATGGATCGGAATCGTCACCTTAACAGAAGTAAACTACATTTGAACCAATATGGATCGGTAACACTggctaattcttttttaaattttatttctaaggATTGA